A region of Campylobacter armoricus DNA encodes the following proteins:
- a CDS encoding replication-associated recombination protein A has protein sequence MTNLSLTFRPKTLDEILGQENLIEIFKKFIQASKLPHSVFFGPAGCGKTSFARAVANDFKLDFYEFDGGNFKLEELRKILNNYENSLYKPLIFIDEIHRLSKTQQEMLLVPLENQKCIFIGASTENPYFTLTSGIRSRTMLFEFKGLECKDLEKLATKVQEKLQCKIDDDAKDFLITSSANDARSFLNLCEFALTLDQTHIKLETLKKLRANVLSDGTSSKDTHYKLASSLIKSLRGSDVDASLYYLARLIDGGESADFIARRLVIFASEDISNANPQALNLATSTLIAVKNIGYPEARIILAQCVVFLASSPKSNSSYLAINSALNYVQNNPALKILSHLDNNHPQRKNYLYPHDFGGWVKQQYLEKNLRFYHSKGVGFEAQLDLWLKDMKKPKG, from the coding sequence TTAAAAAATTTATACAAGCTTCAAAACTCCCTCATAGTGTATTTTTTGGTCCAGCAGGATGTGGAAAAACTTCTTTTGCAAGAGCTGTGGCAAATGATTTTAAATTGGATTTTTATGAATTTGATGGGGGAAATTTTAAGCTTGAAGAGCTTAGAAAAATACTAAACAATTATGAAAATTCTTTATACAAACCTTTAATTTTTATCGATGAAATTCATAGGCTTTCAAAAACCCAACAAGAAATGCTTTTAGTGCCTTTAGAAAATCAAAAGTGCATTTTCATAGGTGCAAGCACTGAAAATCCTTATTTTACTTTAACTTCAGGCATAAGAAGCAGGACTATGCTTTTTGAATTTAAAGGTTTAGAGTGTAAAGACTTAGAAAAACTTGCCACAAAGGTGCAAGAAAAATTACAATGCAAAATCGATGATGATGCAAAAGATTTTTTAATCACTTCAAGTGCAAACGATGCAAGAAGTTTTTTAAATTTATGCGAGTTTGCTCTAACTTTAGATCAAACTCATATCAAGCTTGAAACTTTAAAAAAATTAAGAGCTAATGTTTTAAGCGATGGCACTTCAAGTAAAGATACGCATTATAAACTTGCAAGTTCTTTGATAAAAAGTCTAAGGGGAAGTGATGTGGATGCGAGTTTGTATTATCTTGCAAGATTGATTGATGGGGGAGAAAGTGCTGATTTTATCGCTAGAAGATTAGTTATCTTTGCTAGTGAAGATATCTCTAATGCAAATCCACAAGCACTAAATTTAGCCACAAGCACATTAATAGCTGTAAAAAATATAGGCTATCCTGAAGCTAGGATAATCTTAGCTCAATGTGTAGTTTTTTTAGCAAGTTCTCCTAAATCAAATTCAAGCTATCTAGCAATAAATTCTGCCCTAAATTATGTCCAAAACAACCCTGCTTTAAAAATCTTATCTCATCTTGATAACAATCACCCACAAAGAAAAAACTATCTTTACCCACATGATTTTGGAGGCTGGGTAAAACAACAATACTTAGAAAAAAATTTAAGATTTTATCATAGCAAAGGTGTGGGTTTTGAAGCACAACTAGATTTGTGGTTAAAAGATATGAAAAAACCTAAAGGCTAA